GGTGCAGCgtcccctgccttggccttctcAGCAGGGCCCCTGGTGGCGACGGCGCCATGGCCTCCCGGGGACTTCGCTGCCCAGAACTTCTCCAGCAGGACCCGCCTGTGTCCCCAGGGATGGGGAGCAGCGCCAGGGAGACCCCTCCCCAGGCGCACCCTGAGGCCCGACGCGACGCCCCGTCCCTCGGCCTGCGTTCTCCGGAGCTGGGGAGGCCCGGCGGGCCATGCAGACCTgcgtgggctctggagccagcgGGGACTGGGCACGTGGGGGCCAAGAGTGGCCCTGCGGGCCTGTCCGCGGCGCGTGGTCTCAGGGACCTGTGGGCGTGGTCTGGGGTTGGTGGGCGTGGCCTCAGGGCCCTAGAGCGCGGTGTGGGCGTGCTCTTTGTGGCTGGAGGGCGTGGCTTAGTGGTAGGCGTGGACTCGGGAGCCGGTTGGTCGGGGGCGTGGTCCGGGGCGGGACTTAGTGGTGGGCGTGGTCTCGGGGCGGTGGGTCGAGGGCGTGGTCCGGGGTGCTAGGGCGCGGGGGCCAGTCTGGGCTGGGggcggcggggtggggcgggCTTGGGGGCGAGGTCTGCGGCTAGGGGTACGCGGTGAGCGGGGAGCGGCGCCCGGTCCGAGCGGGGTCCGGCGTGCGGGGTACTCAGTGGTCtgggcggggcggccgtccggggTACGCGGCGGTCGGGCGCCAGCGGGCTCAGCCCCCTCTCTCCGCAGGGCAGCCGAGGGCCGGCCGCCCGCCGTGCCTGGTGTGCCAGGGCTCGCCGCCCTCCGGGCGGTGCAAGCGCTGCAGCTCCTTCTGCGCCGCCGTCCTGCGCGGCGCCTCCTTCGTGCCGCTCGGCGGCCGGGCCGGCAGCCCGTGGAGCCCGTGACGAGGACCAGCGCGGACGAGGACGGGACCTCGAAGACGCGAGCCCGGGCCCCGCGGCCTGCAGGCGCGGCTGGCTGCTTTGGAGACCTGCACGTAGAGGAGGGACCTTGTATACAGAGCTATTTTAGAGAAATCGCGCGATCTCACCCTGGTATTTCTTACTGAGCCCTGCCTTCTCCCAGTGCCTGCACCTGTCTGCTGGCAGAGCCCCCGTGCCCCCAGCCcgcaccctgcccccacccctgcccccacccctgccctgccgcGGGTCAGGAGAGCGAGACCGGAGACCCGCAGAGGCCCagtgcccccagcccccaccctgccctcaccctgcccccacccctgccctgccgcGGGTCAGGAGAGCGAGACCTGCAGAGGCCcagtgcccccagccctgccctgccgcAGGACAGGAGCAGGTGAGACCTGCTGGTACCctgtgcccccccaccccacacctagcccccaccctgccctgccacaGGACAGGAGAGAGTGAGACCTGCAGACACTCTGTGCCCCCAGCTcgcacccagcccccacccctgctctggcGGCAGGACAGGAGAGGGTGAGACCAGGTGACACCCAGGACACCCCGTGCTCCTGGCAAGGTGACCTTCCTGTCTCCCAGCCAGAGATCCCAGACAGGACGCTCGTCgcttattcactcatttattcaacaagtctTGCTGTGCTGGTCCAGATTCTTTGCACCCGGTGTCTTCTTCCAGCCTGGAGCtgtgtggtggtgggaggggcccCCCAGGTCGTGCCTCTTGGATCCCATCGAAGTTGGGCTCCTGGGCCTGAGGGTGGTCCGTGGGCCCGGTGGGAGACCCAGGTCTGGGGAGGGTCCCCAAGGCCGCCTTGGTCCCAGGCTGGGTGCTCCCAGTCGCTGGAGCCTAAACAGGACAAGGGCTGCCAAGGGGTCCCTAGGGCCAGGTCTTTGTGGACACTGGGAGGGTCCACATCCCCCAGGCTCAGAAACAGAACAGGGGGCCCCTGGAGATGGGGCAGGGGTCCCAGGGTCTTTCTCTGGGCCTTGAGACCAGCACCAGCCCTTCTCCCCTGTGTACTCACCTGTGGTTACTTCATTGTGCTGGGATAGCCTCTCTAGGGTGACAGGTGTGTCACCTGGTGGGTGGGCCTGTCCTGGAAAGGGCACAGAGAAGGGCTCAGAGTGGAGTGGCACAGAAGTCGTGTCAGAGACTTCTGCCACGGCACAGCGGTCCCCACTCCTCCCGTTGCTGTAGGAAAGCACTGGTGGCACTTCCCAGAGGCCTCAAGTTGAGGCTGGTGGGTTGAGGCTGAGGTGCCCTGGTGGTCTGTCTCAGGGCCTGGCAAGCCTGGGGCCATGGGTGACCAGagcctggccttcctgggccccCAGCATGCCGGCCTGCTGACGTGCCGTCTGGCGTGGAGGCTGCCTTCAAGTGCCCAGTGCCCAGCGGTGACCAGGGGAGTCCCACCCCACCACGCACTCTGGAccaggtggggagggtggaggtgctggcccaggtgggagggaggctggtCAGTGGCTCTGGCACcgggtgggaggaggacagggTCCACGGTCATGGGCAGCTGGTGAGTCCTGCTGGGTTCCATCCCCTGGAGCTGACCCCCCTCGGTGCCTTCCCTAGTTCCCTCCTGACCTGAGTCCGCTAGACCAGGTTCGtgtcctcccccagcctggggatGGTGCAGCCCTCCGAACTTCAGATGCCTTACTGGGCTTCCAGGCAGAACCCTAGCTCTGCCCAGGACCAGCACACCCCATGGGACCTGGCTCTCCAGCCAGACACCCCTCAATCCCTCCCCCACGTGGGACAGTGCCCTCCCAGGACCAGaggcaggtgcagggagccccTGTGTTGCTCAGCTGCGGCAGGAAGAGGGCTGGACACAGGCCTGGCTGTCggggagggaggagccagggGTGCCCCAGAAGCACACCCTGGTTCTCTTCTTCCACAGCCTTGCACAGGGGTGGCAGGGCAGcaggcagacagggtgcagtgagCCTCTGCCCAGAAACCTGCCTGTGCACAGGAAgcttcaaatgagaaaatgagcgTGGAGGAATTCCCAGAGCAGACGCTAAGCCTGGAGTAGCCCATGAGTGCTGCCCTGGGGCGGGGAGCCTGGGGGAATGGGGGGAGTCTCAGGACCCAGGAGGGAGCGCTCCCTGGGGCTTGGTATGAAGCCAGCAGGTGCAGATGTGCAGGACGCTTCCTGTCCTCTGCCCAGCCGAGCTCAGCAGGGCCACTGGCTACTGTCCCCTTGGTCAGGACACACACCTGAGTGATGGGGGTGCACACAAGTGGCCCCTTGACCCCACAGGCTCAGAGCCAGCCCTGCTCCACTGGCTAGCCCAGTGGGGAACCCACTTACCTGGGACCCCCAAGGCCTCGAGGTTTCAGGAGACTTCCTCTGGCAGCCTGGAAACCTCGCGTGGTGTGGTCTGGCGGAGTCTGCCAGGCCCTGGGAAGTGGGCAGGTCTGGGGGCTGCCCCCTGCCGGCCTCCCGTAGGCCCTGTCTCACCAGGAGGCGGAgtgtccctgcctgcctgctgcaGGGAGCAGCTCCCGTTTGTCTTTGGAGCTGGAGCTGCGGGTGAGCCTGGACGCTTCCATCCGCTCTCAGCCAGATGGGCGCGGGGCCGGCACTCGCCTTCCTCTGCCTGGCCTGGGGCACCTACCCGGGCCTGGCCATCCCCCAGGTCTCGGAATGTGGCCTCTCCTGTTCTCAGGTGAGGCCCTGGTTTCTCCACAGGTGGGCACCAGTGGGACGTGCAGCACACAGATGGGCGAGGGGTGCAGGGGGCCGGGGGAACTGAGGCAGTGGTGGTGACGGGGCTCTGCAGGAACCTGGCAGCCGGGGGTTCCCTGGGAGGTGCATGGCCTGGCCCTCCCGCAGCCCATCCTTCTCAGAGGTCCTGGTGGAAGAGCGGCCCGAGGGCCCCTCTGGGCTGTTTGTGGAACCGCATTGCATCACCAGGGTTGCTGGGCTCTGGGCAGGCATCCGGGCTCCTTTGACTGAGGCTGAGGAAACACTCAGGAAGGAGCTTGTGCCAGCCCTGGGGGGAGCCACAGGGGAGGACTCGAggtgacaaatggtgctgggactgGCTGCAGGGCAGGTGACTCAGCCTGCGGGAGAGGTGGCCGTCAGCACCCGGGGCAAGAAGTGTACTGGCACGGCCCAGGAAGTGGTCCCGGTGCCCAAGACGGGCCCAGGCAcggaggggacacaggcagggaaaGAACACGGAAGGTGGTAGGGTGTTAggtacttattgagcacctgctgtgtgcactGTTCCCAGTGCAGGGGATGGCAGGGAGCAAAAGAGCAAGACGTGCCTTTTGGAGGCGATGGCCTGGCCACCCCGGGACACTTAGGGGACACCCAGACAGCTCCGCAAGCCTGGGAGAGCGTCCGGCCGAGGGCTCGTGTGGCCGGAGTGCGGGGTGGGCTGGTCGGGCTCAGGGCAGGGTGCAGGGCCACAGGGGCACCAGGAGGGACCAGgaagggccaggctgggagggggccCCTTTGGCTGCAGGTAGCGAGCCAGTGGGCATGGAGAGGACGGGTGGGTCCAGGTGGGCGGGGTGGTGGCCTGGGCCCACCTGCAGTGGAGGTGGGAGGCATCACAGATGAGACCTCAGAGGGCGATCAGCCTCTGGGCTGATGGAGGAGATACTTCCTGAGCAGGGGGGGACCTGGGGCCGGGATCTGAGGAGGAAACTCGACTTTAAATGCAGGTTTTAGAAGCTGTGAGGCTTTGGGGTGTGTGGGCCGCATGTTTGGGGATCTATGTTGAGGTGCAATGGGCCTGTCTCACATCCGACAGGACAGAAGGACCAAGGGgctggggactgagccctcaactcTCTGAGAAAAGAGGGTGGGGGTGTCCGGGGCGATGGAGGGGCCCAGAGGAAGGAGCTGGGAAGGCCCCCGCactgcccctgccaggcccagacGTACTTTGAACTCTGTGCCCTGCTGGGGACACTGGGATCccagaagggggaggaggggagagaggctgtGCCTCCCCACGCACCtgcagctggggcagggcagggtggtggaggggtgggggtggtggaggggtgGGCTGAGTGGGGACTCCCTGCCTCCCTGCGCCGCCACCACGGTCCTGGGCTGGAAATGGCTGTCCTCCCGTCCCCCCACTCCCCTGCTGGCAtctttcctcccccagcccagcagccctTGGGGGCCCCATGGCACCCCCCACCGTGCCCCGCCTCTGGGAAGCCCCTAGAAGTCCGAAGGAAAACcccgggggtggggaggcggccgccactcctctgcccctgcaggTCCCTCTTTCTGCATCCGGGAGCTCCAGGTTCCCGAGGCCACGGGGGACCCTCTCCCGTCTGCAAGAGTGCTCGctagggccgggcacagtggctcacgcctatactcctagcactctgggaggccgaggtgggaggatggctcaaggtcaggacttcaaaaccagcctgagcaagagcaagactccatctctacccaaaatagaaagaaattaatgggcaaactaaaaatacgtagaaaaaactagccaggcatggtggtgcatgcctgtagtcccagctactagggaggctgagacaggaggatcacttgagcccaggagtttgaggttgctgtgagcgaggctgatgccacagcactctagcctgggcaacagaatgagactctgtctcaaaaacaaaaaaaggagtgGTCGCTAGGGAGCCGGCCCACCTCTCCCTGAGTCCAGGCCACTGGGAGCAGCCGCTCCCCAGACCCTTCCGCCAGAGGGAGCCTGGTCACAAGTCCAGGCCCCTCTGTCTTCAGGCCAAGTGCCCTTCTTTGGACGCTCCCCAGGCAGGTGGAGTTGGGGTGGGACAGGGGTGCACTCAGGGCTGGGTGCGGGGGCTCATGTCAAACCCGGCACCTTgggagcctggggcaggaggatcgcttaagactgggagttcaagactagcctgggcaacacagactctgtctctacaaaagatagaaaaattagcagggcgtggtggcgcgtgcctgtagtcccagctactcaggaggctgaggcaggaggatggcttgggcccgGACCCGAGAGTTggaagctgctgtgagctatgatgatgtcattgctCTCCAGCAGgggtgacagaaggagactctctcaaaacaaacaaacaaacaaacaaacccaagaGCGTGATTTGGGGCTTTCCACAAGCCCCATCACCACCCGCTGAAGGATGGAACGGTGGGCGGGGGGCGGCCTGCGGAGGCCGGGGTCCCGGGTCACACTGCCTAGGGGGCAGCTGAGTCCCGGCCTCGGCTTGGCTCTCCCAGGTCCCCGGGAGTGAGGCAGGGCTGGCACAGGCCGGGGGCTCCACCGACCCGCGCTGGGCGGAGGTGGGACGAGGGGTGGGGGCCGCGCTGGCCTCAGCCGCTCACCCTCGCGTTCTGTCCCCAGGGCTTCGCCTGCAAGAGCCGCCCGAACCGTGAGTACAAGAGCACGCCCGCCCCTGGGTGGGGGCGGCTCCATGCTGGTCACGCACCTGCTGCCCTCCCAGTCTGGCCCACCCGGCTGCGAGGTCCCCTGGGGAGGCAGGTGTGCCCTGCGCCACCCTGGGCAGGGGTCCCCACCATCCCACCGGGGGGCCCCAGGCCTCCAGGACTGGCGCACAAGGGCAGGGCGGGGCGTGGGCTTGCTGGGGGTGGAAGTCCCTTTGCCGCCCGAGGCCACGTTGCCACGGGGCCCTTCCAGAGCTCACGGCCACGTCACAGCCCCCAGCGCTGCGTGGAAACCCACTTCCTCTTGTCGAACTTTGCTCCCCGAGGCAAAACGACACCCACTGCAGTCTAGAAAACCCAGCTCACTGTCTTTGCGAGCTCTGCGCACGTTCACACCGGGACCACACGGGACACAGGACGCACGCAGAGGGGAGCCGAGGCCCACCCCCACAGCCCCACGCAGAAACAGACACAGTCCGCGTCAGGAAACCTGTGCTCTAAGTGTGTTTGTAGGCAGGTATACAGGTGGTGGGATAAacagataagaattattttatagaaatgaaattaccAGGCTGGGCggggtagctcatgcctgtgaccccagcactctgggaagccgaggcaggaggatcactcgaggtcaggagtttgagaccagcctgagcaagagcgagaccccgtctctactaaaaaatagaaaaaattagccgggcatggtggcgcatgcctgtagtcccagctactcgggaggctgaggcaggaggatcactcgaggtcaggagtttgagaccagcctgagcaagagcgagaccccgtctctaccaaaaaatagaaaaaattagccgggcatggtggcgcatgcctgtagtcccagctactcgggaggctgaggcaggaggatcgcctgagccctgagtttgaggttgctgtgagtgaggctgatgccacggcactctagcccaggcaacagagcgacactctgactgaaaataaaataaaaaagatggaatCGAGCCTGGGTCCCCCTTCCTCTCTGGGCGATGAACCCCTGGATGCGGAGACTGCTCACAAATCCTCCCAGCTGGGAAGTGGCAAAGAGGGACAGAAGTAGCCAAGCCACGTTCCACATGCCCCGGCGAGCTGAGCTGCAGTGAGTGACAGCTGACAGCCATGGACGGACTGGGACGGCTGTGGCTCCCGCAGGGGCGTCCAGCACCCACCGGGGCCTGCTGCAGATTTGCCAGAAGTGGGGTGACGGGGGGGCTCCTGCCGAAACGCaccacggggggtggggggtccccCGGGGTCCAGCCGGGGACACCAGGTgtcagagagggaaggaggaggaggacctgTGGGCCCAACGCCAGGCTTTAAACCCGAGTCAGACTGGATGGTAGCGTCCGGACAGGCACgtttgggtgaaaaaaaaaaaaaaaccacaaaaaaacacaGAGGAATGACTACCATGGAAGTCAGGACCGGGGCTCCTCCCAAGGCTGGGTTAGTGGCCGCCTCGGCGTGGACAGGCCGGGGTTGGGGGTCGGGGTTTGCTTTATCTCAGTTCACTGGGCCGTTTCTGTGGTGTGACCTGCGCCTGTGTTCCCTTTCTACAATAAAAAGGTTGTTAAAGGGGCTTTTCATTCTATACTTTCACTCTttagtatgaatttttttttttttttttgagacagtctcactctgttgcccaggctagagtcagtgtcgtggtgtcagcctagctcacagcaacctccaactcctggctcaggggatcctcctgcctcagcctcccgagtagctgggaccacaggcatgcgccaccatgcccggctaatatatatatatatatatatatatatatatatatatatatattagttcagttaatttctttctattattttagtagagacagggtctcgcttttgctcaggctggtcttgaactcctgagctcaaatgatccttctgcctcggcctcccagagtgctaggattacaggtgtgagccaccatgcccggcctagtaTGAAATTTTGATTGTCAAGTTTCCTGAAAATTTCAGcaggcattttgatggggattatattgaatttattgaCCGATTTGGAGCAGAAATGAGATCTTATCAGAGCTGGGTCTTCCAGCTTTTCCGTTTATTCAGGTTTTCCTCAAAGCACTTACTCTTGCTCTTCAGAGGGTAAAGGACACAGAGATGAGTTTTCGTCAGGAatagatgttggattttgtcaaacaATTTTTCTGTGACTATTGGGAGGAGCTTAAGAGTTTTTCCTTAGTTTGTTAACATAGTGAATCACAGAGATTGACTTTGTGATGTCAAGCCCGCCCTGCCTTCAGGGGACGGGCTATAACTGGGTCACCATGCCGTCCTGTCTTTGTGCTGTGGGTTCGATTTGCTGAGTTTGCGCCGAGTGTTTACAATCATgagcttaggccgggcgcggtggctcacacctgtaatcctagctctctgggaggcctaggcgggcagattgcttgaggtcaggagttcaaaaccagcctgagcaagagcgagaccctgtctctactacaaatagaaagaaattaattggccaactaatatatatagaaaaaatgagccaggcatggtggcgcatgcctatagtcccagctacttgggaggctgaggcagaaggatcgcttgagcccaggagtttgaggttgctgtgaggtaggctgacgccacgacactcactctagcctaggcaacaaagcgagactctgtctcaaaaaaaaaaaaaaacaatcatgaGCTTGTCTTCTCGTAACGCCTGTCAGGTTTCAGAATCAAGGAATGAATTCCAAAGTCTCCCCTCATCTTCAATTTTCCGGAAGAGTCTGTAGATCTGCCgttgtttctttcttaaatatttggctTCTCTGGTTTTCCCTGTTGCTTCCTGTTTTCCATCTCACTGGTTCCACTCTgacattttccctttcctttttcctgcttGCGTTGGGTTTCACTTGCTCTTCTTGCTCTAGTTCCTTACAGGGCAGCTGAGGTCACCCATGTGAGATCTTTCTCTTCTAATTTGGGAGTTTAGTGCTACAGATTCCTCCCTCCTAAACACTGCTTTGGAAGCAtcccagattttttttatatattgtcttttcctttacattcaaAGTAgttgctaatttttctctttgacccatgggttatttagaaatgttatcAGTTTCCAAATGTTGGGGGGTTttccagaaatgtttttttttttattaatgtctaatttaattccattttggtcAGGGAAGATGATTTGTATGATTTGAATCCTGTTAAATTTATTTGGACTGTCTTATGGATCAGAATACAGTCTCTCTTGGGAAACATTCCACATGAACATGGACAGAACAGAGTTGCTGCGTTGGGTTGGGGTGTTCTATGGATGTCGGCTAAGTCggttctttctgattttctgctCATTTCTTCTGTATAGAGAGAATATTGAAATCTCAACAGTGGTTGTggatttatctttttctcttgtaGTTTTTTCAGTTTTGTGTCATGTGTTTTGAAACCCTGTTAAGTGCACACAAGAGTGGTTAGTGCTATCGTGTCTTCCTGACATAACGCTCCGGTGTTATTACAGAATGACTGTCACTGTCCTTGGCAATATTCCTGGCCACGAAATCTCCGCTGTCTGGTACTAATCCCCACTCCTGCTTTCTGTAGATTAGTGTCACCACATTGTGTTTTTTCCCATCTGCGCATGTCTACTTTTAACCTGTTCATATCAGGctggggtgaggtggctcacacctgtaagcccagcactctgggaggccgaggcgggaggctcacgtgaggccaggagttcaagaccagactcaGTCGGGGAGAGACCCcgtcttttatataaaaataaattaattaattaaaacggcctatttgtgtctttatatttaaagtgtgtttcttAGAGGCAGAACATAGTTGTGTCTTGCTGCAAGCTGCCAGTTCCCAGCTCCACCAGGGCTCCCCTCCCGCCTGTGGCCCGGCCTGGGTGCTCACAGGGCTCCCTTGCACCTGTCCTCTCCGCTGTCTTGAAACTGTGCACTTTGTCCCCGTTTCCTGGCCGTCTCAAGCAGGAGGGTGAATGTGGCTCCATGACATCCTGGCCACAGTGGGAATTCGTAGGTGTTGGATTTCTTTCCCATGAGTGGGTCAGACCTCTCAGTCCCACCGCCCCTTCGAGCCCTGGGGACCTCCAGCCCGAGTGCCTCTTGCAAACCAAGCCGGCCGAGGGCGGCCGGTGCTGCCCAGCCCAGCGCCCACAGCGAGTCTCCACTCCAGCTTGCCCATGCCAGGCCCCACTGCCCCACGTGGCGTTTGGCCCGCCGGGGTAGCCCCACGCCCTGAGCAAGGCCCCCAGGGCAAGCCCTACCTGTGAGGACGCAGCCAAGTGCCTGAGCACAGAGCCCCGGGCTGCAGGCCCTCACGGCCGCGGACACGTTGTCCCTGGCCGGCCCGTGTTGGCCTTTCCTGCGGTTTGTCTTTGGGCAGTGGCTTGCCAGTGAGTCAGAGGCGGGCTCCTCTGCCCCCGCGCTGGCCAGGTGGGGCAGCGGCTTGCCCAGCTCAGAGACAGAAAGGTGGGCAGCctgctccccagcctggccccactCCAGTGGTCCCACAGACATTTCCAGgggctcgggggtggggggctggttTCCCGCTTGTGCTGGGGCCAGACTGTGTAGCCCCAGGACCCTCCCCTGTCACTGGACCACCCACAAAGCCCTTCCCAGGCACCTGGAACCCTGAGGCCtcaccctccttcccccaccccccaggggaCGTTTTTAACAGCTTCTGCCGGCCGCGCCCCAAGTCCATGCCCATGTCGGTCCTGGAGACCCTGACACTGTCCACCGCCATGAAGTGCACCCCCCAGGACGGCTGCTCCTTACTCCTGGGTGTTGGCGCCTCTGTGACAATGCATGGTGAGTGGTGGCCTGGAGGGGTGGCCGGCCCAGACTGGGATGACTGGTGGGAGTGGGGCCGGGAGGGCTGCAGGGGGCTCGGGGCTCCCTCAGTCCCAGCCAAGACCTGGGTGCTGTGGGGACGCACTTCACAGGGAGGAGGCCAAGGAGAAGAGATTACCACGGGGTGGGGGAAGCCCTGCCCTGAGCGCCCTGCGGCCTGCCCTCCCCAGAGCGCCTGCGGGGCCTGGAGGCCTGCGCCACCAGCCTGCACACCCAGCAGACACAGTGTCAGAGCGTTCACCTGCCTCGGGCCTCCCACCGGCTGCAGGTGGGGCAGCAGGTGAGGCCAGAGCCCGACCCAGACCCAGACCTGCTGGCCCATGCTGGGCTCAGCCACCTAAGTCCTGAGGAATGGGCACCCCgtcctcccaggccccagccctggaCGCCAGCCATGCAGGCAGAGCTGGGCGGGGCGGCTGGGCAGTGGCCTCTGGGTCCACCCCGCTCACACCTGCACCTGCCCAGTTCCAGGTGCACTTCAGCTGCTTCGAGGTGAGTGTGGCCCAACACCTCTATGTCACCCTGAGGACCGTCCCCCACTTCTGCGGGGTCCAGCTCCACCGGCAGTACCACGTGGAAGGTGGGTCCCGACTTCCGGCCTGGGCACAGCTGCCCGCTGGCCTCTAGGGACTGGACGGGCCTGGGGTgggactcacccacggcaggggcaGGCCCCCATGCTGGACAGCTCCCCACAAGGCTTTTGGCTTAACTGGGGGTCACAAGGACAGAGGCCCAGCTGGGGGGATGGCCCCCGGGGCAGGGGGACCAGGCCCACCACCGCCTCTGGCATTTGCAGACTGCACAGAGGAGGACGTGGGCAGGAACGTGCCGGACTGTTTCGGTGAGTCGCCCTCCTGCGTGGGCCACACCTGCCCCGGGAAGACCCCTAGGCTCCGCCTCTCCTTCTGGGGTCTTCTGGCACTTGGGGAATCCTGATGCCGCCCCAGGTGGGCGCCTCCCAACCGCCTGAACCAAGCAGAGGTCGCCCTGTCAGGCTCCCGGACAGACGGAGCCCGCGCGTTGGCGACCGCTGGTCCCAGCGTGGTCCGCACTTGCCACCTCCTGCAGCGGGGAAGCTCAGCTACCGGGTGGACCGCAGGCGCAAGGCCATCCTGGTGCAGGTGCCCGAGCGCCCCGGGAGCCTCGACTACTACGTGCGACTCTGCCTCCAGCGGTTCACCTGCGAGGACGCGGGCGCCCCGGTGCGGGTgagcccgcgccccgccccctgTGCCAGGACCCCGCCCCCATGTCCGGCCCagggccccgccccccgcggctccttcctccctcccccatgttaggccctgggccccgccccccgcgccagGACCCCTCCCCCATGTCAGGCCCagggccccgccccccgcggcaccttcctccctcccccatgtcAGGCCCTGGGTCCCGCCCCCCACGCCAGGACCCCTCCCCCATGTCAGGCTCTGGGCCCCGCCCCCCATGCCTCCTTCCTCccgccccccaccaccacccctcgAGCAGGCCCGGGTGCCCCTCTGCCTCTCCAGCCCCgcccacacccctcccctgccccctgcccctgcccgtaCCGCAGGCccagtccccccaccccgcccaggccccacccacccAGACCACGCCCGCCGGCCCGCCCCTCAGCCGGGTCTCCTGCAGGTGACCACCAACAGTGCGTCGCGGACAGTGTCCCTGCCCTACAGCCAGGCGCTGCCGTGCCTCTGCCTGGAGGTCAGTGACGGTGTGGCCTCGacggtggggggggcgggggggaggaggggaatggggGGGAGCCCGCGCTGACCCCAGCCCTCCCGCAGGGCTGGCCTGCGACCCCTGACGCCGTGCGGATCCAGAGGTGCCCTTTTGAAGCCGGCAAGTGTCCTGAGgtgcccggggtgggggtgggggggccacGAGAGGGGCGGGGCCGCGTGGCGCCCGAGGGGACAGAGGCTGTGCGTGGAAGTGGGTgtgcgcgtgtgcatgtgtgcacgtgtgtgcgcgtgtgcatgtGTAGGTGCACTTGTGGTGGCCCGACCACCCGAACAGCC
This Microcebus murinus isolate Inina chromosome 10, M.murinus_Inina_mat1.0, whole genome shotgun sequence DNA region includes the following protein-coding sequences:
- the IL17REL gene encoding interleukin-17 receptor E-like protein yields the protein MGAGPALAFLCLAWGTYPGLAIPQVSECGLSCSQGFACKSRPNRDVFNSFCRPRPKSMPMSVLETLTLSTAMKCTPQDGCSLLLGVGASVTMHERLRGLEACATSLHTQQTQCQSVHLPRASHRLQVGQQFQVHFSCFEVSVAQHLYVTLRTVPHFCGVQLHRQYHVEDCTEEDVGRNVPDCFAGKLSYRVDRRRKAILVQVPERPGSLDYYVRLCLQRFTCEDAGAPVRVTTNSASRTVSLPYSQALPCLCLEGWPATPDAVRIQRCPFEADTEALWDAIQYHPGSQALSWEPACPVSGRVSLCWRPGPRDPCQELQHSSRPAQGKVLYPLVDTQPQLCLKFSTNLGFQVRCPFQQRRFPAWKMAVQPGPQRGLLRAAFFSPGPAHFQVRLCHRGKLQLPTCQQALPASPLPPTSGDPTAHSAVAFLDLPWEEACAPGICIQGLRTDVHFSIPQQLCSLPCSECRQLGSPPPPVGQWPEAQRLIKNKQVPTTLWAGAGSHRLDG